The Triticum aestivum cultivar Chinese Spring chromosome 6D, IWGSC CS RefSeq v2.1, whole genome shotgun sequence genomic sequence AGGAGGCGCGCGTAGGGCAGGCAGGGCGGGAAACTGTCCCGAACGGGCCAACATCGGATGCTCCTCCAGCGGTCCAGCCGGACGTAGCCTCGTCATGCACAGCACTGTTGGTGGTGCATGCGCCGGTGGGCCGTACGATCGACCTAAGAATCCCACCGCCCCACGATCGAGACCGCTTGCCCGGGATGATGATCTGACTGGTGAGTGAGGTTACTGGTTCCTGTGCCTGTGCCTGATACGGATAGTCCACTCCACGAAGCGCGGGGCCCCGCTTGTTTGTCTTGCGCGCGCGCGAGAGCCCCTTTTTCCGGAAGGCGCTTCGAGGTTAGGGTTCCTCGTGGAAACGGAACGAACGCCAGATCCGGTCCAACGAGgagcgcgcgcgcgtgtgtgctgTGCCTGTGCATGCCCACACGGCCACACACCTAACGAGCATGCATCATCATCCACGACTTGGTACCGTTTCCTCGTCAACAACAACGAAAGGTACTCGCACCACGATCGCGTCCACAAAAGTCATGTAGTAGCATCGAAGCAAACAGTGACCAGGAACAGGAGGAAATAAAACGCCATCACGGCACACCGAGCGTGGCGTCAACCCATCACTTAATAATCTGCAGGGCGACGGAATGTGGCCCTGTAAACCTAGCAGCTAGTTGCACGTAGTAGTAATGGCTAGCTTCACATCCATGGGCTGACCTCTCCAGGCAATCATGCAATGCGGTGCGTGTTGCAGAAGAACGAACGTTGACAGGCTACCTGCTTCGCTTTGCTTGCAAATAATTATCCTCCTCCTCTGGAACTGGAACGAACgagatagtagtagtagtagtgattGATTCAACTGGTGGTTTGGTTTTCCTGGGAGTTGACGTAGGCGAGGAACCTGCCGAGCTGGCGGTTGTAGGCGCAGGGGCGCTCCAGGTGGAGCAGGTGCCCGGCCTTGGGGATGCCCTGCAGGTAGCAGTTCTCGCCCAGCTGCCTGCAAATGCAAATGGGCCGTCAGCTTTGTTTCACCGAGTTAATTTACACATAGACTCATAGTCATAGTCCTAGCAATTTTTGCCATGCATGCATGAACGCCTGCTGGGTTTACTATACAGCTCCGTTGTTTTGATTGAACTAGAATGCGTGTACGTAGAAGCTTACTCGTTCATCTTCTTGGCCAGCTCTATGTCGAAAAGCTTGTCCTCATCGCCCCAGATCAGCATTATCTTGATATCTTCTGCAACGACGCCAGCAATTCCGTTTAGTCTTCACAAGAGAATAATTTCATGTTTTTTAATGGATATAAACCAGATTCAGTAGCAGGAGGGGCCTAGAGAAAGCGGCGgcttccatcaaggaggag encodes the following:
- the LOC123141682 gene encoding uncharacterized protein, whose product is MEYKRSSHVEEDEDEDWAMRDRRYQHQHPHHHRHHYTTVPATAAPPQTCTCTAKLPRLNGIAGVVAEDIKIMLIWGDEDKLFDIELAKKMNEQLGENCYLQGIPKAGHLLHLERPCAYNRQLGRFLAYVNSQENQTTS